Proteins encoded by one window of Streptacidiphilus sp. PB12-B1b:
- the treS gene encoding maltose alpha-D-glucosyltransferase: MIVNEPVPDTFTDTPQQDRDPDWFKRAVFYEVLVRSFQDSNGDGVGDLRGLTSKLDYLQWLGVDCLWLPPFFASPLRDGGYDVADYTSVLPEFGDLADFVEFVDSAHQRGMRVVIDFVMNHTSDQHPWFQASRNDPEGPYGDYYMWADDDKQYPDARVIFVDTETSNWTFDPVRKQYFWHRFFSHQPDLNFENPAVQEEIIAALRFWLDLGIDGFRLDAVPYLYAEEGTNCENLPATHAFLRRVRAEIDADYPDTVLLAEANQWPEDVVDYFGDFSRGGDECHMAFHFPVMPRIFMAVRRESRYPVAEILAKTPTIPSGCQWGIFLRNHDELTLEMVTDEERDYMYAEYAKDPRMRANVGIRRRLAPLLDNDRKQIELFTALLLSLPGSPVLYYGDEIGMGDNIWLGDRDGVRTPMQWTPDRNAGFSTADPGRLNLPTIMDPVYGYQVTNVEAQTSSSSSLLHWTRRMIEIRKLNPAFGLGSYAELPSSNPAVLAFVRTVSLPDGGDDLVMCVNNFSRFAQPTELDLAPYLGRHPVELIGGVRFPAIGELPYLLTLAGHGFYWFRLRRPE, from the coding sequence CAGCAACGGGGACGGGGTCGGCGACCTGCGCGGCCTCACCTCCAAGCTGGACTACCTCCAGTGGCTGGGCGTGGACTGCCTCTGGCTGCCGCCGTTCTTCGCCTCCCCGCTGCGCGACGGCGGCTACGACGTCGCCGACTACACCTCGGTGCTCCCCGAGTTCGGCGACCTGGCCGACTTCGTGGAGTTCGTGGACTCCGCCCACCAGCGCGGCATGCGCGTGGTCATCGACTTCGTGATGAACCACACCAGCGACCAGCACCCCTGGTTCCAGGCGTCCCGGAACGACCCCGAGGGCCCGTACGGGGACTACTACATGTGGGCCGACGACGACAAGCAGTACCCGGACGCCCGGGTCATCTTCGTCGACACCGAGACCAGCAACTGGACCTTCGACCCGGTCCGCAAGCAGTACTTCTGGCACCGCTTCTTCTCGCACCAGCCGGACCTCAACTTCGAGAACCCGGCCGTGCAGGAGGAGATCATCGCGGCCCTGCGCTTCTGGCTGGACCTGGGCATCGACGGCTTCCGGCTGGACGCCGTGCCCTACCTCTACGCCGAGGAGGGCACCAACTGCGAGAACCTCCCGGCCACGCACGCCTTCCTGCGGCGGGTCCGGGCCGAGATCGACGCCGACTACCCGGACACGGTGCTCCTGGCCGAGGCCAACCAGTGGCCGGAGGACGTGGTCGACTACTTCGGCGACTTCAGCCGCGGCGGCGACGAGTGCCACATGGCCTTCCACTTCCCGGTGATGCCGCGGATCTTCATGGCGGTGCGCCGGGAGTCCCGCTACCCGGTCGCGGAGATCCTGGCGAAGACCCCCACCATCCCCTCCGGCTGCCAGTGGGGCATCTTCCTGCGCAACCACGACGAGCTGACGCTGGAAATGGTCACCGACGAGGAACGCGACTACATGTACGCGGAGTACGCGAAGGACCCGCGGATGCGGGCCAACGTGGGCATCCGCCGCCGGCTCGCACCGCTGCTCGACAACGACCGCAAGCAGATCGAGCTGTTCACCGCCCTGCTGCTGTCGCTGCCCGGCTCACCGGTCCTGTACTACGGGGACGAGATCGGCATGGGCGACAACATCTGGCTGGGCGACCGCGACGGGGTGCGCACCCCGATGCAGTGGACACCTGATCGAAACGCCGGTTTCTCCACGGCGGACCCGGGCAGGCTCAACCTGCCGACCATCATGGACCCGGTCTACGGCTACCAGGTGACCAACGTCGAGGCACAGACGAGCAGCAGCAGCTCCCTGTTGCACTGGACCCGCCGCATGATCGAGATCCGCAAGCTCAACCCGGCGTTCGGGCTGGGGTCGTACGCGGAGCTGCCCTCCAGCAACCCCGCCGTACTGGCCTTCGTCCGGACCGTGTCCCTTCCCGACGGCGGAGACGACCTGGTCATGTGCGTGAACAACTTCTCGCGCTTTGCCCAGCCCACCGAGCTGGACCTGGCCCCGTACCTGGGGCGCCACCCGGTGGAGCTGATCGGCGGGGTCCGCTTCCCCGCCATCGGCGAGCTGCCGTACCTGCTGACCCTGGCAGGCCACGGCTTCTACTGGTTCAGGCTCCGCCGCCCGGAGTAG
- a CDS encoding maltokinase: MTKTAAPPAVQAANQPTAKPPTHSAQQPAQPPATAPPPATRPAPHTADLGRLVQDTLPMLCDWLPRQRWFAGKGHPVTAIVPAAITLLPGGRPGDPLLLHLLLRVEQAGQDGTPGSELYQLLLGARPGPAPARLTSDAAQAAVIGRISGGPHDGLLTYDAAYDEVLTLRLLSLLTAQGGRPEQGRTEPENRTEAQGRTEAQERSEAQAPQAAQVGPLRFSSLGGLGEGAGRGLPGPAGGAPARVGTAEQSNTSIVFGDTSILKLFRRVAPGLNPDLELSLALSRAGSTRVPSTLAWFESELPAASEQPDPATGPGSAGQLATLGLLQRFLSGGRDGWEFALGHVRELRADPEKAEQLTGNFSAESFLLGRSTAEIHLALARALPVSVLGRADVEALASSMALRLDAAALVAPALVPYREPLHRIFRALADSAREGRLLRAQRIHGDLHLGQSMRTARGWMLLDFEGEPAKSLAERRRPQPAVRDVAAMLRSFDYAAAHLLTEVAPDDAQRPRLAGLAATWAGRNREAFLAGYAAAGADDPTADPLLLHALETDKAVYEVVYEARNRPDWLPIPLSAIARLARSA, encoded by the coding sequence ATGACCAAGACCGCCGCACCGCCCGCCGTCCAGGCCGCGAACCAGCCCACGGCCAAGCCCCCGACCCACTCCGCGCAGCAACCGGCGCAGCCGCCCGCGACCGCGCCCCCGCCGGCGACCCGACCCGCGCCGCACACCGCCGACCTCGGCCGGCTGGTTCAGGACACCCTGCCGATGCTCTGCGACTGGCTGCCCCGGCAGCGCTGGTTCGCGGGCAAGGGGCACCCGGTCACGGCCATCGTCCCGGCGGCCATCACCCTCCTCCCCGGTGGCCGGCCCGGCGATCCGCTGCTGCTGCACCTGCTGCTGCGGGTGGAGCAGGCCGGACAGGACGGCACGCCCGGCAGCGAGCTCTACCAGCTGCTGCTCGGCGCCCGGCCCGGCCCCGCCCCCGCTCGGCTGACCTCGGACGCCGCGCAGGCAGCCGTGATCGGCCGGATCAGCGGCGGTCCCCACGACGGCCTGCTGACCTACGACGCAGCCTACGACGAGGTACTGACACTCCGGCTGCTGAGCCTGCTGACCGCCCAGGGCGGCCGACCGGAGCAGGGCCGGACGGAGCCGGAGAACCGGACGGAGGCTCAGGGCCGGACGGAGGCCCAGGAGCGCTCGGAGGCCCAGGCGCCGCAGGCCGCGCAGGTCGGGCCGCTGCGCTTCAGCAGCCTCGGCGGGCTCGGCGAGGGCGCCGGGCGCGGCCTGCCCGGACCGGCCGGCGGCGCGCCGGCCAGAGTCGGCACCGCCGAGCAGAGCAACACCTCCATCGTCTTCGGCGACACCTCCATCCTGAAGCTGTTCCGGCGGGTGGCCCCGGGGCTCAACCCCGACCTGGAGCTGTCGCTGGCGCTGAGCCGGGCCGGCTCCACCCGGGTGCCCTCCACTCTGGCCTGGTTCGAGAGCGAGCTGCCGGCCGCCTCCGAGCAGCCCGACCCGGCCACCGGGCCCGGCTCGGCCGGACAGCTGGCCACCCTGGGCCTGCTGCAGCGCTTCCTCAGCGGCGGCCGGGACGGCTGGGAGTTCGCCCTCGGCCATGTCCGCGAGCTGCGGGCGGACCCGGAGAAGGCCGAGCAGCTGACCGGCAACTTTTCGGCAGAGTCGTTTCTGCTGGGCCGTTCCACCGCCGAGATCCACCTGGCGCTGGCCCGGGCGCTGCCGGTCAGCGTCCTCGGCCGGGCCGATGTGGAGGCGCTGGCGAGCTCCATGGCGCTGCGTCTGGACGCCGCCGCGCTGGTCGCCCCGGCCCTGGTGCCGTACCGGGAGCCGCTGCACCGGATCTTCCGGGCGCTGGCCGACTCCGCCCGCGAGGGCCGGCTGCTGCGGGCCCAGCGCATCCACGGCGACCTGCACCTGGGGCAGTCGATGCGGACCGCGCGCGGCTGGATGCTGCTGGACTTCGAGGGCGAACCGGCCAAGTCGCTCGCCGAGCGCCGACGCCCGCAGCCCGCCGTCCGGGACGTCGCGGCCATGCTGCGCTCCTTCGACTACGCGGCCGCGCACCTGCTCACCGAGGTCGCGCCGGACGACGCGCAGCGCCCCCGGCTGGCCGGGCTGGCCGCGACCTGGGCCGGGCGCAACCGCGAGGCCTTCCTGGCCGGGTACGCGGCGGCGGGAGCGGACGACCCCACGGCCGATCCGCTGCTGCTGCACGCGCTGGAGACCGACAAGGCGGTCTACGAGGTGGTGTACGAGGCCCGCAACCGCCCCGACTGGCTGCCCATCCCGCTCTCCGCCATCGCCCGGCTGGCCCGCAGTGCCTGA
- the glgB gene encoding 1,4-alpha-glucan branching enzyme, translated as MNQFDPTRPSTPSNGEPSPGTGRAGAHAGLGRPRPEATPVGATAAPHRVPSAAPAPGEVERLVGGWHHDPHGVLGAHPTPEGLAVRVLRPLAERVVVETPAGRFQLSHLQDGLFTGLLPLPGDAAGSTGYRLRVSYDGTEHVQEDGYRFLPTLTEQDLHLIGEGRHEQLWRALGSQVRTVDGVAGTGFAVWAPNASGVRVIADFNGWNGIAHPMRSLGSSGVWELFVPGVGEGALYKYEIATRDGRMLQKADPLARSAEIPPATASVVHVSSHTWHDQEWLERRAGLTAHDHPMSVYEVHLASWRPGLTYRELAAELPGYVRDLGFTHVELMPVMEHPFGGSWGYQVSGFYAPTARLGSPDDFRHLVDALHQHGIGVIVDWVPAHFPKDDFALARFDGEPLYEPADPNRAEHPDWGTLEFDYGRTEVRNFLVANAVYWAEEFHVDGLRVDAVASMLYLDYSREHGQWSPNEHGGRENWDAVRFLQEMNATVYRRCPGVVTVAEESTAWDGVTRATDVDNHGRGGLGFGLKWNMGWMHDSLEYIQHEPIHRKYHHDEMTFSMVYAYSENYVLPISHDEVVHGKGSLVSKMPGDWWQQRANVRAYLGYMWAHPGKQLLFMGQEFAQGAEWDHETGPQWWLLEPEWPAAADHRGVQDLVRDLNRVYQDCPALWQRDTDPTGFSWLDGHAAEDNLFSFVRYDRAGRPLVCVSNLSPVVRTDYRVGLPPTGPDARWLEVLNTDAEAYGGSGVGNPDPVKADPTPWNGQPTSTELTLPPLATIWLTPA; from the coding sequence GTGAACCAGTTCGATCCGACCCGCCCGTCCACCCCCTCGAACGGCGAGCCGTCGCCGGGCACCGGCAGAGCGGGTGCGCACGCCGGGCTGGGCCGACCCCGCCCCGAGGCGACGCCGGTCGGGGCGACGGCCGCCCCGCACCGGGTGCCGTCCGCCGCTCCCGCCCCCGGCGAGGTGGAGCGCCTGGTCGGCGGCTGGCACCACGACCCGCACGGCGTGCTGGGGGCGCACCCGACCCCCGAGGGCCTGGCCGTACGGGTGCTGCGCCCGCTGGCCGAGCGGGTGGTGGTGGAGACCCCGGCGGGGCGGTTCCAGCTGAGCCATCTGCAGGACGGCCTGTTCACCGGCCTGCTGCCGCTCCCCGGCGACGCCGCCGGGAGCACCGGCTACCGGCTGCGGGTGTCCTACGACGGCACCGAGCACGTCCAGGAGGACGGCTACCGCTTCCTGCCCACCCTCACCGAGCAGGACCTGCACCTGATCGGCGAAGGCCGGCACGAGCAGCTGTGGCGGGCCCTGGGCTCGCAGGTGCGGACCGTGGACGGGGTGGCCGGCACCGGCTTCGCGGTCTGGGCGCCGAACGCCTCCGGGGTCCGGGTGATCGCCGACTTCAACGGCTGGAACGGCATCGCGCACCCCATGCGCTCGCTGGGTTCGAGCGGGGTGTGGGAGCTGTTCGTGCCCGGCGTCGGCGAGGGCGCGCTCTACAAGTACGAGATCGCCACCCGCGACGGCCGGATGCTGCAGAAGGCCGACCCGCTGGCGCGCTCCGCGGAGATCCCGCCGGCCACCGCCTCGGTCGTGCACGTCTCCAGCCACACCTGGCACGACCAGGAGTGGCTGGAGCGCCGCGCCGGGCTGACCGCCCACGACCATCCGATGTCGGTCTACGAGGTGCACCTGGCGTCCTGGCGGCCCGGACTGACCTACCGCGAGCTCGCCGCCGAGCTGCCCGGATACGTCCGCGACCTGGGCTTCACCCATGTGGAGCTGATGCCGGTGATGGAGCACCCGTTCGGCGGATCGTGGGGCTACCAGGTCTCCGGCTTCTACGCCCCGACCGCCCGGCTGGGCTCCCCGGACGACTTCCGGCACCTGGTGGACGCGCTGCATCAGCACGGGATCGGCGTCATCGTCGACTGGGTTCCGGCGCACTTCCCCAAGGACGACTTCGCGCTGGCCCGCTTCGACGGCGAGCCGCTGTACGAGCCGGCCGACCCGAACCGGGCCGAGCACCCCGACTGGGGCACGCTGGAGTTCGACTACGGCCGGACCGAGGTGCGCAACTTCCTGGTCGCCAACGCCGTCTACTGGGCCGAGGAGTTCCACGTCGACGGGCTGCGGGTGGACGCGGTGGCCTCCATGCTCTACCTGGACTACTCCCGCGAGCACGGCCAGTGGTCGCCCAACGAGCACGGCGGCCGGGAGAACTGGGACGCGGTGCGGTTCCTCCAGGAGATGAACGCGACCGTCTACCGGCGCTGCCCGGGCGTGGTCACCGTCGCCGAGGAGTCCACCGCCTGGGACGGCGTCACCCGCGCCACCGACGTGGACAACCACGGGCGCGGCGGGCTGGGCTTCGGGCTCAAGTGGAACATGGGCTGGATGCACGACTCGCTGGAGTACATCCAGCACGAGCCGATCCACCGCAAGTACCACCACGACGAGATGACCTTCTCGATGGTGTACGCCTACTCCGAGAACTACGTGCTGCCGATCTCCCACGACGAGGTGGTGCACGGCAAGGGCTCGCTGGTCTCCAAGATGCCCGGCGACTGGTGGCAGCAGCGCGCCAATGTCCGCGCCTACCTGGGCTACATGTGGGCCCACCCGGGCAAGCAGCTGCTGTTCATGGGGCAGGAGTTCGCCCAGGGCGCCGAGTGGGACCACGAGACCGGCCCGCAGTGGTGGCTGCTGGAGCCCGAGTGGCCCGCCGCCGCCGACCACCGGGGCGTGCAGGACCTGGTCCGCGACCTGAACCGGGTGTACCAGGACTGCCCGGCGCTGTGGCAGCGGGACACCGACCCGACCGGCTTCAGCTGGCTGGACGGCCACGCCGCCGAGGACAACCTGTTCTCCTTCGTCCGCTACGACCGCGCCGGGCGGCCGCTGGTGTGCGTCAGCAACCTCTCCCCCGTGGTCCGCACGGACTACAGGGTCGGCCTGCCGCCGACCGGCCCGGACGCCCGCTGGCTGGAGGTGCTGAACACCGACGCCGAGGCGTACGGCGGCAGCGGCGTGGGCAACCCGGACCCGGTCAAGGCCGATCCGACGCCCTGGAACGGGCAGCCCACCAGCACCGAGCTGACCCTTCCGCCGCTGGCCACCATCTGGCTCACGCCCGCCTGA
- the aroA gene encoding 3-phosphoshikimate 1-carboxyvinyltransferase, which produces MTVVEIPGSKSITARALFLAAAAEGTTVLHRPLLSDDSEGFAEGLTTLGYRLDRQPGVWTVEGRPGGPAVAEADVFCRDGATTARFLPALAAAGHGTFRFDASEQMRRRPLGPLTTALRGLGVDLTHDRAEGHHPLTVRADGVKGGALTLDAGLSSQFLTALLLLGPLTAEGLEITVSDLVSVPYVEMTLAMMRRFGNDARRTGDTFHVPATPYRAVEYLVEPDASTAGYVLAAAALTGRTVTVPGLGSESLQGDLRFAEVLRRMGAEVSLTPDSVTVTGPERLRGITVNMRDISDTVPTLAAIAPFADGPVRIEDVYNTRVKECDRLAACEKNLRAMGVPVATGRDWIEIRPARPRPAHIACHGDHRIAMSFSIAGLRTEGGVTLDDPGCVRKTFPGFHRALAALRADWGV; this is translated from the coding sequence ATGACCGTCGTCGAGATTCCCGGCTCGAAGTCCATCACCGCGCGGGCGCTGTTCCTCGCGGCCGCCGCCGAGGGCACCACCGTGCTGCACCGGCCCCTGCTCTCCGATGACAGCGAGGGGTTCGCCGAGGGGCTGACCACCCTCGGCTACCGGCTGGACCGGCAGCCCGGCGTCTGGACCGTCGAGGGGCGGCCCGGCGGCCCGGCCGTCGCCGAGGCCGACGTCTTCTGCCGGGACGGCGCCACCACCGCCCGGTTCCTGCCCGCTCTGGCCGCCGCCGGGCACGGCACCTTCCGCTTCGACGCCTCCGAGCAGATGCGCCGGCGTCCGCTCGGCCCGCTCACCACGGCCCTGCGCGGGCTGGGCGTGGACCTCACCCATGACCGGGCCGAGGGGCACCACCCGCTGACGGTGCGCGCCGACGGCGTCAAGGGCGGGGCGCTGACCCTGGACGCCGGGCTGTCCTCGCAGTTCCTGACCGCGCTGCTGCTGCTGGGCCCGCTCACCGCCGAGGGCCTGGAGATCACCGTCTCCGACCTGGTCTCCGTGCCGTACGTGGAGATGACGCTGGCCATGATGCGGCGCTTCGGCAACGACGCCCGCCGCACCGGCGACACCTTCCACGTACCGGCCACGCCGTACCGGGCGGTGGAGTACCTGGTCGAGCCGGACGCCTCCACCGCCGGCTACGTACTGGCCGCCGCCGCGCTGACCGGGCGCACGGTCACGGTGCCGGGCCTGGGCTCGGAGTCGCTCCAGGGCGACCTGCGCTTCGCCGAGGTGCTGCGGCGGATGGGCGCCGAGGTCAGCCTCACGCCGGACTCGGTGACCGTCACCGGCCCGGAGCGGCTGCGCGGCATCACCGTGAACATGCGCGACATCTCCGACACCGTCCCGACGCTGGCCGCCATCGCGCCGTTCGCGGACGGCCCGGTGCGGATCGAGGACGTCTACAACACCCGGGTCAAGGAGTGCGACCGGCTGGCGGCCTGCGAGAAGAACCTGCGGGCCATGGGCGTGCCGGTGGCCACCGGGCGCGACTGGATCGAGATCCGGCCGGCCCGGCCGCGCCCGGCGCACATCGCCTGCCACGGCGACCACCGGATCGCCATGTCCTTCAGCATCGCCGGGCTGCGCACCGAGGGCGGGGTGACCCTGGACGACCCGGGCTGCGTGCGAAAGACCTTCCCCGGCTTCCATCGGGCGCTGGCCGCGCTGCGCGCCGACTGGGGCGTCTGA
- a CDS encoding pyridoxamine 5'-phosphate oxidase family protein yields the protein MDTTQGEPARLAVTERTAHRRMRENGSIERADLDAVLAAGFICHLGVVVDGVPMVVPTVYGATADTLYLHGSVASRSLAADPGATVCVTVTHVDGLVLARSVFEHGVNYRCAMVYGVPRVVTDPEEKLEGLRVLSEQAAPGQWGYARQPNRKELAATVLLALTLDEASVKASAGPPEDGDGPDGELGLWAGELPLVSSWGAPVPDPVLPPGAAVPGHIARRAGTPA from the coding sequence ATGGACACAACCCAGGGCGAACCGGCCCGACTCGCGGTCACCGAACGGACCGCGCACCGCCGGATGCGCGAGAACGGCAGCATCGAGCGGGCCGATCTGGACGCGGTCCTCGCCGCCGGCTTCATCTGCCACCTGGGCGTGGTCGTCGACGGCGTGCCGATGGTCGTCCCGACCGTGTACGGAGCCACCGCCGACACCCTCTACCTGCACGGGTCGGTCGCCAGCCGCAGCCTGGCCGCCGACCCGGGGGCCACCGTCTGCGTCACCGTCACCCATGTCGACGGCCTGGTCCTGGCCCGCTCGGTGTTCGAACACGGGGTCAACTACCGCTGCGCGATGGTCTACGGCGTCCCGCGGGTGGTGACCGACCCGGAGGAGAAGCTGGAGGGGCTGCGGGTGCTGTCCGAGCAGGCCGCCCCCGGGCAGTGGGGCTACGCCCGGCAGCCCAACCGCAAGGAGCTGGCCGCGACCGTGCTGCTGGCGCTCACCCTGGACGAGGCGTCGGTCAAGGCAAGTGCCGGGCCGCCGGAGGACGGTGACGGCCCGGACGGCGAGCTGGGGCTGTGGGCCGGGGAGTTGCCGCTGGTCAGCAGCTGGGGCGCGCCCGTCCCCGACCCGGTGCTGCCGCCCGGGGCGGCCGTCCCCGGCCACATCGCCCGGCGCGCGGGCACGCCCGCCTGA
- a CDS encoding APC family permease, with protein MALAGSAPAYSLASTTAVLVGAAGLVSPAALLWCAIPMLGIAWAFNYLGRLDVNAGASYSWVGRALHPSLGFLAGWSLVVSATIFMVAGSLPAGQYTLSLFNSGWADNTWASIGVGAVAFLIMALLVLIGIRITTHAQWIMTGVEVVILVVFGIGALIHGGSAAVFSWSWLWGFGHFGGVSGFATAALVAAFYFWGWDVTANLSEETSNSKRNSGLGGLVGVIGVFALFEIVTIAVNLIISQKDIADPNSAPLLTTLGNTVWPGAGGKIMVLAVVLSTIATLETTLIQVSRSLFAMGRDRTIPAIFGKSHSRWQTPWFAIAVVVAVSLVLFVTSQKLGSVGNIMTDAIDAIGLQIAVYYALAGIAVVVAYRKLVLKSFSNAIFVGLWPLAGAVFMAFLFVENCMSLDATTIAIGLGALALGLIPMAWYWASGSEYYRTGTVRLDATSSDEVDALYGESTLATASTGPADTLATDI; from the coding sequence ATGGCCCTGGCGGGCAGCGCCCCCGCATACTCACTGGCCTCCACCACCGCCGTCCTGGTCGGCGCCGCCGGACTGGTCAGCCCCGCCGCCCTGCTGTGGTGCGCGATCCCCATGCTCGGCATCGCCTGGGCCTTCAACTACCTGGGCCGCCTGGACGTCAACGCCGGCGCCAGCTACTCCTGGGTCGGCCGGGCGCTGCACCCCTCACTGGGCTTCCTGGCCGGCTGGTCCCTGGTGGTCTCCGCGACCATCTTCATGGTGGCCGGCTCGCTGCCCGCCGGGCAGTACACCCTCTCGCTGTTCAACAGCGGCTGGGCCGACAACACCTGGGCCTCGATCGGCGTCGGCGCCGTCGCCTTCCTGATCATGGCGCTGCTGGTGCTGATCGGCATCCGGATCACCACCCACGCCCAGTGGATCATGACCGGGGTCGAGGTCGTCATCCTGGTGGTCTTCGGCATCGGCGCGCTGATCCACGGCGGCAGCGCGGCGGTCTTCTCCTGGTCCTGGCTGTGGGGCTTCGGCCACTTCGGCGGCGTCAGCGGCTTCGCCACCGCCGCGCTGGTCGCCGCCTTCTACTTCTGGGGCTGGGACGTCACCGCCAACCTCAGCGAGGAGACCAGCAACAGCAAGCGCAACTCCGGCCTCGGCGGCCTGGTCGGCGTCATCGGCGTCTTCGCGCTGTTCGAGATCGTCACCATCGCGGTGAACCTGATCATCAGCCAGAAGGACATCGCCGACCCCAACTCCGCGCCGCTGCTGACCACCCTGGGCAACACCGTGTGGCCGGGCGCGGGCGGCAAGATCATGGTGCTCGCGGTGGTGCTCTCCACCATCGCCACCCTGGAGACCACGCTGATCCAGGTCTCCCGCTCGCTGTTCGCCATGGGCCGCGACCGGACCATCCCGGCCATCTTCGGCAAGTCCCACTCCCGTTGGCAGACCCCGTGGTTCGCCATCGCCGTGGTCGTGGCGGTCTCCCTGGTCCTCTTCGTCACCTCGCAGAAGCTGGGCTCGGTCGGCAACATCATGACCGACGCGATCGACGCCATCGGCCTGCAGATCGCGGTCTACTACGCGCTGGCCGGCATCGCCGTCGTGGTCGCCTACCGCAAGCTGGTGCTCAAGTCCTTCTCCAACGCGATCTTCGTCGGGCTGTGGCCGCTGGCCGGCGCCGTCTTCATGGCCTTCCTGTTCGTCGAGAACTGCATGTCCCTGGACGCCACCACCATCGCCATCGGCCTGGGCGCGCTCGCGCTGGGCCTGATCCCGATGGCCTGGTACTGGGCCAGCGGCAGCGAGTACTACCGCACCGGGACCGTCCGGCTGGACGCGACCTCGTCCGACGAGGTGGACGCCCTCTACGGCGAGAGCACCCTGGCCACCGCCTCCACAGGTCCGGCCGATACCCTCGCAACGGATATCTGA